Proteins encoded together in one bacterium window:
- a CDS encoding response regulator, producing the protein MAERKPIDILLVEDDENDILITKRAFTKHNLSNRLYVVRDGEEAIDFIYHKGQFSDQESAPRPGVILLDINMPKMNGIEVLRRLKSDPDYKTIPIVMLTTSKRDQDKIESYNLGVNSYIIKPVDFNKFVDAIATINLYWELNELP; encoded by the coding sequence ATGGCTGAAAGAAAGCCTATAGATATACTGCTGGTGGAGGACGATGAAAACGACATCTTGATAACAAAACGCGCCTTTACCAAGCACAACCTCTCCAACCGTCTTTACGTTGTAAGGGACGGCGAGGAGGCAATTGACTTCATCTACCATAAAGGTCAATTCTCAGATCAGGAATCGGCGCCAAGACCTGGAGTAATACTGCTGGATATCAATATGCCGAAGATGAACGGTATAGAAGTTCTCAGAAGACTGAAAAGCGACCCCGATTACAAGACAATTCCGATTGTCATGCTGACAACATCGAAAAGAGATCAGGACAAGATAGAAAGCTACAATCTGGGCGTCAACTCCTATATTATCAAACCGGTAGATTTCAACAAATTTGTGGATGCTATAGCTACAATAAATCTCTACTGGGAGCTTAATGAACTCCCCTAA